A single Bacillus sp. OxB-1 DNA region contains:
- the fahA gene encoding fumarylacetoacetase: MRSFIQVASDCHFPIQNLPYGVFSTKENDVPRIGTAIGEYVVDLSILEKEGYFEELWEDGKLFNEPTLNKFMGKGQEVWKKVRLILQRVLHEDEPKLRDDQELRERAFILQQDVTMHLPVKIGDYTDFYASKEHATNVGIMFRGKENALMPNWTHLPVGYHGRASSVVVSGQEFHRPQGQVKPADVTVPIFTPCRQLDFELEMGCFIGSGNELGDPISVDNAEERIFGLVLVNDWSARDIQAWEYQPLGPFLAKNFTTSISPWVVPLEALEPFRVEGPEQTPEPLPYLRKSKTDSYDIHLEVHLKGAKLEAPQLIATSNYKYLYWSASQMIAHHTITGCNLQTGDLLATGTISGSEKESRGSLLELTWRGTEPIELANGEQRSWLEDGDELTITGWCQGDGYRVGFGEVSGKVLPAKVLKETESVIQ, translated from the coding sequence ATGCGATCATTTATTCAAGTGGCAAGCGATTGCCATTTTCCGATTCAAAACTTGCCTTATGGTGTATTTAGTACGAAAGAGAATGATGTGCCTAGGATCGGGACTGCCATCGGAGAGTACGTCGTCGATTTGTCTATATTAGAAAAGGAAGGATACTTCGAAGAACTATGGGAAGATGGAAAGCTATTCAATGAGCCTACCTTGAATAAATTCATGGGGAAAGGTCAAGAGGTTTGGAAGAAAGTCCGCCTCATTTTACAGCGGGTTCTCCATGAAGATGAACCCAAATTACGCGATGACCAGGAGTTGCGGGAAAGGGCGTTCATTCTTCAACAGGACGTAACGATGCATCTTCCGGTGAAAATTGGCGACTATACAGATTTTTACGCCTCTAAAGAACATGCTACCAATGTGGGAATCATGTTTAGGGGAAAAGAGAACGCACTTATGCCGAACTGGACGCATTTGCCGGTCGGCTACCATGGCAGGGCAAGTTCTGTTGTCGTGAGCGGCCAGGAATTTCATCGTCCGCAGGGACAGGTGAAGCCCGCTGATGTAACAGTTCCGATATTCACACCTTGCCGTCAGCTCGATTTTGAGTTGGAGATGGGCTGTTTCATCGGATCTGGGAATGAACTGGGTGACCCGATTTCGGTGGACAACGCGGAGGAACGAATTTTTGGCTTAGTGCTCGTCAATGACTGGAGTGCCCGGGATATTCAAGCGTGGGAATACCAGCCATTAGGACCTTTCCTAGCGAAAAACTTTACTACCTCGATTTCACCGTGGGTCGTCCCATTGGAAGCTTTGGAACCGTTCCGTGTCGAGGGGCCGGAACAGACCCCTGAACCATTGCCGTACTTGCGGAAATCTAAAACGGATTCGTATGATATCCATCTAGAGGTGCATCTGAAAGGCGCAAAGCTGGAAGCGCCTCAGTTGATCGCCACGAGCAATTATAAGTATCTGTACTGGAGTGCATCCCAGATGATTGCCCATCACACGATTACCGGCTGTAATTTGCAGACAGGGGACTTGCTGGCTACCGGGACAATCAGCGGCTCGGAAAAAGAATCCAGAGGCAGCTTGTTGGAGTTAACGTGGCGCGGAACGGAACCGATAGAGTTAGCTAATGGAGAACAGCGCAGTTGGCTCGAAGATGGGGACGAACTGACAATCACGGGATGGTGTCAAGGGGATGGCTATCGGGTCGGATTTGGAGAAGTGAGCGGGAAAGTCTTGCCGGCTAAGGTCTTAAAAGAGACGGAAAGCGTAATTCAATAA
- a CDS encoding LLM class flavin-dependent oxidoreductase: MEFGIFTVFDNYKEKLGRSHEQLLQEVLDQSVLADELGYDSVWFAEHHFSEYGILTTPPMLLAVLAERTKNIRLGVSIVTLPFKNPLQVAEDYALLDVLSNGRLNLGLGSGYLPHEFSGFNVDGKDKVHRFNDSLAVIEKAWKGERFSHEGEYYEFKDVKLEVVPKQEEVPIWIGTLSDRGAAFVGQMGYNIMGVPYVASNSIGELKSIIDGYKVEYRKAGHDESKVKVPLALHTYVAETREEAERISKEHVNLYLDTRQYGRSAQFEDLDAKEQLLIGTPEEVIERLRKYQDAGCEHIMMLMNFGGIPHEEVKKSMRLIAEKVMPAFDKSFETVSV, translated from the coding sequence ATGGAATTTGGTATTTTCACAGTATTTGACAACTATAAGGAGAAGCTGGGCCGGTCGCATGAGCAACTATTGCAGGAGGTCTTGGATCAATCGGTATTGGCGGATGAACTTGGATATGATTCGGTCTGGTTCGCGGAGCATCATTTCAGCGAGTATGGGATCCTCACCACTCCACCCATGTTGTTGGCGGTGCTAGCGGAGCGGACGAAGAACATCCGGCTCGGCGTGTCAATCGTGACGCTGCCGTTCAAGAATCCGCTGCAGGTGGCGGAGGATTATGCGTTGCTTGACGTGCTGAGTAACGGCCGATTGAACTTGGGTCTCGGCAGCGGTTATCTGCCGCATGAGTTTTCGGGCTTCAACGTGGATGGCAAAGACAAGGTGCACCGCTTCAACGATTCGCTTGCGGTGATCGAGAAGGCATGGAAGGGGGAGCGCTTCTCACATGAAGGGGAGTATTACGAATTCAAGGATGTCAAGCTCGAAGTTGTGCCGAAACAGGAAGAAGTGCCGATCTGGATCGGAACATTGAGCGACCGCGGCGCCGCGTTTGTCGGCCAGATGGGCTACAACATCATGGGCGTTCCGTATGTCGCGAGCAATTCCATCGGGGAATTGAAGTCGATCATCGACGGCTATAAGGTGGAATACCGCAAAGCGGGACATGACGAAAGCAAGGTTAAAGTACCGCTCGCTCTCCATACGTATGTCGCGGAAACGCGCGAGGAAGCGGAGCGCATCTCCAAGGAGCATGTCAACCTTTATCTAGATACACGCCAATATGGCCGCAGCGCCCAGTTCGAGGATTTGGATGCGAAGGAGCAGCTGCTGATCGGCACACCAGAAGAAGTGATCGAGCGGTTGCGGAAATACCAAGACGCGGGCTGCGAACATATCATGATGCTCATGAACTTCGGGGGCATTCCGCATGAGGAAGTGAAAAAGTCGATGAGGCTGATCGCGGAAAAGGTCATGCCGGCGTTCGATAAGAGCTTTGAGACGGTTTCAGTATAA
- a CDS encoding TRAP transporter small permease: MSKFIEGLNRWMGYISQFILLILVFLTTFDVLGRFFFHRPITGTFELTELGLALVIFLGLGLTHWHDEHISIDFLTTKMSARKQALLDIGIDLFITLFMVLVAYNLWDNSKRIANSNTVTGDLGLPISVFIIIAALGTLAFALSALAKALNLLPKVVKKNVS; encoded by the coding sequence ATGAGTAAATTTATAGAAGGATTAAACCGCTGGATGGGGTATATTTCCCAATTCATTTTATTGATCCTAGTTTTTTTAACGACCTTTGATGTGTTGGGCCGTTTTTTCTTTCATAGGCCAATAACTGGAACGTTCGAATTAACAGAACTTGGATTGGCCCTTGTTATTTTTCTCGGTCTTGGACTGACTCATTGGCACGATGAGCATATTTCAATCGATTTTCTAACAACAAAAATGTCTGCGAGGAAACAAGCGCTATTGGATATTGGAATCGATTTGTTCATTACATTATTCATGGTTCTGGTCGCCTATAATCTATGGGATAATTCCAAGAGGATTGCAAACTCAAATACGGTGACTGGTGATCTAGGCTTGCCAATCAGTGTGTTCATTATCATTGCAGCGTTAGGAACTTTGGCTTTTGCGCTAAGTGCATTAGCGAAGGCGCTAAATCTATTGCCGAAGGTGGTCAAGAAAAATGTCTCCTGA
- a CDS encoding CBS domain-containing protein: protein MQVIISHVNTDFDALASMIAAKKLYPDARLVISDKQDNRVQRFLNIYRDTLDFVRDIHVDWDEVTEMIIVDVASLSRLGKIPKDFDEKKRKLVVYDHHPKRETDVVYDEGIVEPVGAAVTLLLEEIQKQGLPISEFEASLFGLGIYTDTGNFTYKNTTARDLQMAGYLLENGMSLEMVQRFSEEVLKPEQQELLDHLLSETTIHEVDGLEIAVSSWQLKKPQNGLATITTKLLKAKGTDAAITVVKMKNNVHVVGRANSDRITLLPILQMFGGGGHKHAGSATVKKGDLETVFNEVTDHLDLMLKPAISARDIMTHPVKTLSPDTTIEEAGQLMYRYGHSGYPIVADDRLVGLITRRDLDKGNHHGLGHAPVKGYMTTNVITIDPSTTAEQIQELVIEHNIGRLPVVEDGKMVGIVTRTNIIEMLHSDTFPDESDEKSDVSQHHLQDVMKSKLPEDVFSLLKEIGETASRMDIPAYLIGGIVRDILLDKPNDDIDIVVEGNGILFAKKLQEEYGGKVTEHESFGTATWLHPSGLSIDLTSSRLEYYERPASLPDVETSTLEEDLRRRDFTINAMAIRLNADTFGELIDPFGGREDIREEKIKVLHNISFIEDPTRIFRAVRFEGRYQFRMDEQTEKLALNSIGNVIHLTASRIVEEMKRLFKEGNPSEVIRRLFELQFWQQFGIKDETENPACIIAEKLQALYRDNSAGRQGNQLDWFQYFLLPFYCGSSLQAAKKFALTKQDMKLWKEIVGLKQFGQWAEADQIGDYHPILKDVSDEAIFFILAAEKMEKQQLVIDYVNRRYHLPKYLTGEDLVRFGLTPGPSFSKILLQVEVGQLNGQIVSKEQAREWLCNTSSGCPLFRKPCRSTESPERCLPLQACEGRGSTARG from the coding sequence TTGCAAGTAATAATTTCACATGTGAACACGGATTTCGATGCGCTCGCTTCGATGATTGCCGCAAAGAAACTTTATCCGGACGCCCGCCTCGTCATTTCGGACAAGCAGGACAACCGGGTGCAACGCTTTTTGAATATTTACCGGGATACGCTCGATTTCGTACGGGACATCCATGTCGATTGGGACGAAGTGACGGAGATGATCATAGTCGATGTCGCCTCCCTTTCCAGGCTAGGGAAGATCCCGAAAGACTTTGACGAGAAAAAGCGGAAGTTGGTCGTCTATGACCATCACCCAAAGCGGGAAACCGATGTCGTGTATGATGAAGGAATTGTCGAACCTGTAGGAGCCGCCGTCACGTTGCTGCTCGAAGAGATCCAGAAACAGGGCCTTCCGATTTCCGAGTTTGAAGCTTCCCTTTTCGGACTGGGAATTTATACGGATACCGGGAATTTTACATATAAAAACACAACAGCCCGCGATTTGCAAATGGCTGGTTATTTGCTCGAAAACGGGATGAGTCTGGAAATGGTGCAACGTTTTTCAGAAGAAGTTCTAAAGCCTGAACAGCAAGAGTTGCTGGACCACCTCCTTTCCGAGACAACCATTCACGAAGTGGACGGACTGGAAATCGCCGTCAGTTCTTGGCAGTTGAAAAAACCACAGAACGGGCTCGCCACGATTACAACTAAATTATTGAAAGCGAAAGGGACGGACGCGGCGATCACAGTCGTCAAGATGAAAAACAATGTCCATGTCGTGGGACGTGCCAATTCCGACCGGATCACCTTGTTGCCGATTCTCCAGATGTTTGGCGGAGGAGGCCATAAGCATGCGGGCTCTGCAACGGTTAAAAAAGGCGACCTGGAAACTGTGTTCAACGAGGTGACCGACCATTTGGATCTAATGTTGAAGCCGGCCATCTCCGCAAGGGACATCATGACCCATCCTGTGAAGACGTTGTCCCCTGACACGACAATCGAGGAAGCAGGCCAACTCATGTACCGTTACGGACATTCCGGTTATCCGATTGTGGCGGATGACCGGTTAGTCGGTTTGATCACCAGAAGGGATCTCGACAAAGGGAATCACCACGGCTTGGGACACGCGCCGGTAAAAGGATATATGACGACGAATGTCATCACAATCGATCCGTCAACGACAGCTGAACAAATACAGGAGCTTGTCATCGAGCATAATATCGGGCGGCTGCCTGTAGTCGAAGATGGAAAAATGGTCGGCATTGTAACGAGGACGAATATTATTGAAATGTTGCACAGTGATACGTTCCCGGATGAGTCGGATGAAAAATCTGATGTCTCACAACATCATTTGCAAGATGTGATGAAATCGAAATTGCCGGAAGACGTGTTCTCTTTGTTGAAGGAGATCGGCGAAACCGCAAGCCGGATGGATATCCCGGCCTATCTGATTGGCGGCATTGTGCGGGACATCCTTCTGGACAAACCGAATGATGATATCGATATCGTCGTGGAAGGCAATGGAATCCTATTTGCAAAAAAACTGCAGGAGGAGTACGGGGGTAAAGTGACCGAACACGAAAGCTTCGGCACAGCGACCTGGCTCCATCCGTCAGGGTTGTCCATCGATTTGACGTCATCAAGGCTCGAATATTATGAGCGTCCTGCGTCTTTGCCAGATGTTGAAACATCGACTTTAGAAGAAGATCTGCGGAGGCGGGATTTCACGATCAATGCGATGGCGATCCGTCTGAATGCAGATACATTCGGCGAGCTCATCGATCCGTTCGGCGGCCGGGAGGATATCCGTGAGGAGAAGATAAAAGTTCTTCACAACATCAGTTTCATTGAAGATCCGACACGCATTTTCCGGGCGGTACGTTTTGAAGGGCGTTATCAATTCCGGATGGATGAGCAAACCGAAAAACTGGCATTGAACTCCATTGGGAATGTCATACATCTGACAGCATCCCGCATCGTGGAGGAGATGAAACGGCTCTTCAAAGAAGGCAACCCGTCCGAAGTCATCCGCCGATTATTCGAACTCCAATTCTGGCAGCAATTTGGAATCAAAGACGAAACGGAAAACCCGGCTTGTATAATCGCGGAGAAACTCCAAGCGCTGTACCGTGACAACTCCGCAGGCCGCCAAGGAAATCAGTTGGACTGGTTCCAATACTTCTTGCTGCCGTTCTATTGCGGCTCAAGCCTTCAAGCCGCTAAAAAGTTCGCTCTGACGAAACAAGATATGAAGTTGTGGAAGGAAATCGTAGGATTGAAGCAATTTGGCCAATGGGCTGAAGCGGATCAGATCGGGGATTATCACCCTATCCTGAAGGATGTTTCAGACGAAGCGATTTTCTTTATTCTGGCCGCGGAGAAGATGGAAAAGCAACAACTAGTCATCGATTATGTGAACCGCCGATATCATCTTCCGAAATATTTGACGGGAGAAGATTTAGTGAGGTTTGGCCTTACACCCGGTCCTTCATTCTCCAAGATTCTATTGCAGGTGGAAGTGGGTCAGCTGAATGGGCAAATCGTATCAAAAGAACAAGCCCGAGAGTGGCTGTGCAATACTTCATCGGGCTGCCCGCTTTTCAGGAAACCCTGCCGTTCCACTGAATCTCCCGAAAGATGTCTCCCTCTTCAAGCGTGTGAAGGGCGAGGCTCAACGGCAAGGGGATAG
- a CDS encoding metallophosphoesterase family protein has translation MKIILLADTHLPSGQNKLPSRLLEACEAADLIIHAGDWKSMQVYEELSQYAKVIGVFGNVDDEDIRRSFPFKRTVEIELILP, from the coding sequence ATGAAAATTATACTTTTGGCTGATACTCATCTCCCCAGCGGTCAGAACAAGCTGCCAAGCCGTTTGCTAGAAGCGTGTGAAGCGGCGGATCTCATCATCCACGCAGGCGATTGGAAATCGATGCAAGTGTATGAGGAGCTTTCGCAATATGCGAAGGTGATCGGAGTGTTTGGGAATGTGGACGATGAAGACATTCGCCGGTCGTTCCCGTTCAAGCGGACGGTTGAAATCGAACTCATTCTTCCTTGA
- a CDS encoding TRAP transporter large permease, which produces MSPELIGLIGMIVLLILFIIKIPVGVALLLVGFAGYSAIRGFNIGMIQLGTGPFDTASSYSLSVIPLFILMGMILSYCGLGADLFRAVDSWIGHVKGGLAMATIGTSAIFSAISGSVNATTATVAKICLPEMEKYNYKSSLSTSSVAAGGTLGVLIPPSVLLILYGVLTGEAIGALLIAGIIPGLIQMGLFMLTIYILVKRNPEIAPARAEKASFAERFHTLKSVVPFIGLFVLSIGGIYIGIFTPTEAAGIGAFGALVYAFASRRINIKKLVQALNDSIRLTAMIFLILIGTTVFSQFLSISKIPFIVTRTIAAMDVSPYVILALILFILLILGMFIEGLSIFVLTLPIIYPLVTDLGFNGLWFGIIMVLIVNIGLLTPPLGVSVFVIKGVARHVPIETIFRGVTPMIGAMIACILLFILFPQFVTILPELMSR; this is translated from the coding sequence ATGTCTCCTGAACTAATCGGTCTTATTGGGATGATTGTATTATTGATTTTATTTATCATAAAAATACCGGTGGGAGTCGCCCTGTTGTTGGTGGGATTCGCTGGCTATTCTGCGATCCGTGGATTTAATATCGGGATGATCCAATTGGGAACGGGGCCTTTCGATACCGCCAGCTCTTACTCGTTAAGTGTCATTCCCTTATTCATATTAATGGGGATGATTCTGTCTTATTGCGGATTGGGGGCTGATTTGTTCCGAGCCGTGGACAGTTGGATCGGTCATGTGAAAGGCGGCTTGGCGATGGCCACGATTGGGACAAGTGCCATTTTCTCTGCTATTTCCGGATCTGTGAATGCTACAACAGCGACCGTTGCGAAAATCTGTTTGCCTGAGATGGAAAAATATAATTATAAGTCGAGTTTATCCACTTCCAGTGTTGCGGCGGGCGGCACGTTAGGAGTCCTCATCCCTCCAAGCGTCTTGCTTATATTGTATGGAGTGTTGACGGGAGAAGCTATTGGTGCTCTGCTCATTGCCGGGATCATTCCGGGCCTCATACAGATGGGTCTTTTCATGCTGACTATCTACATTTTAGTGAAGCGGAATCCTGAAATCGCACCGGCACGTGCGGAAAAGGCGAGTTTTGCAGAGAGGTTCCATACATTGAAAAGTGTCGTCCCGTTCATCGGTCTTTTCGTTTTAAGTATTGGTGGAATTTACATAGGTATTTTCACTCCGACAGAAGCTGCTGGAATCGGGGCGTTTGGGGCTCTTGTATATGCGTTTGCATCGAGAAGAATCAATATTAAAAAATTAGTGCAAGCATTGAATGACTCTATACGTTTAACAGCTATGATTTTCCTGATATTAATAGGGACGACCGTCTTCAGCCAGTTTTTGTCAATCAGTAAGATTCCATTCATTGTAACCCGGACGATTGCGGCGATGGATGTCAGTCCATATGTCATATTGGCGTTAATCTTATTCATTCTGCTCATTCTTGGAATGTTCATTGAAGGGCTCTCTATCTTTGTCCTAACCTTGCCAATCATTTATCCTTTAGTTACAGATTTGGGGTTCAATGGTCTATGGTTCGGGATCATTATGGTGCTAATCGTTAATATTGGTCTGTTGACTCCTCCATTAGGTGTGAGCGTCTTTGTCATCAAAGGGGTCGCCCGCCATGTACCAATTGAAACGATTTTCCGTGGCGTCACACCGATGATCGGTGCAATGATTGCTTGTATTCTATTATTTATCCTCTTCCCTCAGTTTGTTACAATCTTGCCTGAATTAATGAGCCGCTAG
- a CDS encoding DUF3870 domain-containing protein, with the protein MNQEKQNDQVLVAGFAQLPKGTPVFELQKVIGCVLVVDTQTHIIEKATFTFIQAITNEFLATIVEGRSIMDDLEVITKDMEKKLLIPPQKATIQSFVSARNRYLEER; encoded by the coding sequence ATGAATCAAGAAAAACAAAATGACCAAGTTCTGGTTGCCGGTTTTGCTCAACTCCCCAAAGGGACACCCGTCTTTGAATTGCAGAAAGTAATCGGTTGTGTGTTAGTAGTCGACACGCAAACTCATATTATCGAGAAAGCAACGTTCACATTTATACAAGCTATCACCAATGAATTTCTGGCTACCATTGTTGAAGGACGATCTATCATGGATGATTTGGAGGTAATCACGAAGGATATGGAAAAGAAGCTGTTGATACCTCCCCAGAAAGCTACGATACAATCGTTTGTCTCAGCGCGTAATCGTTATTTGGAAGAAAGATGA
- a CDS encoding metal-dependent hydrolase, which produces MKITRLGHAMYLLTSEQNKNYLIDPFFDLNPGCPQTYDDESFFKTIDAVFLTHGHFDHTSGLRKLIDSNPELLVVAQYELAMILLQKGIKNVFPINLGGAIQLEDASVTMVPAKHSSSYGETEGTPIYAGEAAGFVFEFTDGHTIYHSGDTALTYDIKLIQEIYNPSIAILSSSGHFTMGPREAAYAVKNLLDVDFVIPSHTFPAKETAANVEALEQLVGAFPIVEYMVGHDQKLEELLQDYERTEVVVLGYGEEHEFTLKTSTTAN; this is translated from the coding sequence TTGAAAATTACAAGGCTTGGACATGCAATGTATCTATTAACTTCTGAACAAAATAAGAACTATTTGATCGACCCTTTTTTTGACTTGAATCCCGGCTGTCCTCAAACGTATGACGATGAATCCTTTTTCAAAACGATCGATGCCGTCTTTTTAACACATGGGCACTTCGATCATACAAGTGGTCTGCGGAAGCTGATTGACTCCAATCCTGAACTTCTCGTTGTCGCCCAATATGAATTAGCGATGATCCTGCTACAAAAGGGGATCAAGAATGTCTTCCCAATCAACTTGGGTGGTGCCATCCAATTGGAGGATGCCTCGGTTACGATGGTTCCCGCGAAGCATAGTTCCTCGTATGGCGAGACGGAGGGCACCCCGATATACGCCGGCGAAGCGGCCGGATTCGTCTTTGAATTTACAGATGGGCATACTATCTATCACTCTGGCGATACTGCACTGACGTATGATATCAAATTGATCCAAGAAATTTACAACCCGTCTATCGCTATACTTTCCTCTTCCGGTCATTTTACGATGGGGCCGCGTGAAGCAGCATACGCTGTCAAAAATTTACTTGACGTTGACTTCGTTATTCCAAGCCACACTTTCCCGGCCAAGGAAACAGCCGCGAATGTCGAGGCGCTTGAGCAATTGGTCGGTGCGTTCCCTATCGTGGAATATATGGTAGGGCATGATCAGAAATTAGAAGAATTGCTGCAGGACTATGAACGGACAGAAGTCGTCGTATTAGGATACGGCGAAGAACATGAATTCACTTTGAAAACTTCAACAACTGCAAACTAG
- a CDS encoding AEC family transporter, whose amino-acid sequence MFIGSIFLQVIVPILILLVIGASLQRKFAFNLRAISNLITYCLMPAAVFINIYETEIDVPVLLEIIGYLITFALLLIFVSVILSKLLRLDKSESAIFKNGISLINSGNYGIPVSQLLFQTNPLGISIQIIVMVFQNILTYTYGLYNLISATKSGLEILKSLLKMPIIHAMLLGSLLNGLHVPIPTFIWIPISHLAEAFLAIALVLLGAQLAQIRFRTILNKTILVTSLGRLIIGPAVSLLLIYLFGLDGIVAQSLFVASSFPTSRNSSTLALEYDIQPDLAAQTVLFTTILSAITVTFVVYLSGILFV is encoded by the coding sequence ATGTTCATTGGATCGATTTTCTTGCAGGTAATCGTCCCCATTCTCATCTTATTAGTAATAGGCGCGAGTTTACAAAGGAAATTTGCCTTCAATTTAAGGGCGATTTCGAATTTGATCACGTATTGCCTCATGCCAGCTGCCGTTTTTATCAATATTTATGAGACGGAGATTGATGTCCCGGTTCTCCTTGAAATTATCGGGTATTTAATCACTTTTGCTCTGTTGTTAATCTTCGTTAGTGTTATATTAAGCAAACTTTTAAGATTGGACAAAAGTGAATCGGCCATATTCAAAAATGGCATTTCCTTGATCAATTCAGGGAATTATGGAATACCGGTCAGTCAGTTGCTATTTCAGACGAATCCCCTAGGCATCTCTATCCAAATTATCGTCATGGTATTTCAAAATATTTTAACGTATACATACGGATTGTATAATTTAATTTCCGCGACGAAATCCGGGTTGGAAATCCTGAAGTCGCTTTTAAAAATGCCAATCATTCATGCTATGTTGCTTGGCAGTTTGTTAAATGGGTTACATGTTCCGATACCCACATTCATTTGGATTCCGATCAGTCATCTGGCTGAAGCGTTTTTAGCAATCGCACTTGTACTACTGGGAGCTCAACTGGCACAAATTCGGTTTAGGACAATCCTAAATAAGACTATTCTCGTCACCAGTTTAGGGAGGCTTATTATCGGTCCGGCTGTTTCCCTGCTTCTCATCTATCTTTTCGGACTGGACGGAATTGTAGCCCAATCACTGTTTGTCGCAAGTTCCTTTCCGACGTCCCGAAACAGTTCGACACTCGCATTGGAATACGATATTCAACCGGATCTGGCGGCCCAAACGGTTCTGTTCACGACAATTTTAAGCGCCATCACCGTCACGTTTGTCGTTTATTTATCCGGGATATTGTTTGTTTAA
- a CDS encoding M20 family metallopeptidase: MDLQQTVSKLVEDKREKFISLSDKIWDVPELHFEERQSSAYLIGALEEEGFRVERGVAGLETAFIGSYGSGKPVIAILGEFDALAGLSQKKGLPHPEPVVDGGNGHGCGHNLLGTGAFAAAVAVKEYMESNQLKGTVRFYGCPAEENGSGKAFMTRAGLFDDADVALSWHPWDVPGLMDTRTLANYSARFKFKGKSAHAAAAPHLGRSALDAVELMNVGVNYLREHMVPDARIHYAVTDTGGASPNVVQAHAEVVYLVRAPEKDEVQSLYKRVYDIARGAALMTGTTFDVEFEGTASNLIPNSVLADVMYDNMTKVELPAYDEKELKFAREIRDTLSEADVNNAYAGRDRETVKKLKERAIADLIPPYHRSEAVMAGSTDVGDVSWVVPTMQCLTACFAIGTPLHTWQAVSQGATSIGHKGMLHAAKIIASTAIQLMESQELIEQAKTELEERLDGKTYKSLIPESVK, encoded by the coding sequence TTGGATTTACAGCAAACGGTATCCAAGTTGGTAGAAGATAAGAGAGAAAAATTCATTTCGTTAAGCGATAAGATTTGGGATGTTCCGGAGCTGCACTTTGAAGAACGTCAATCATCCGCCTATCTAATTGGCGCATTGGAAGAGGAAGGGTTTCGAGTCGAACGGGGTGTCGCAGGGCTGGAAACTGCTTTCATCGGGAGTTATGGATCAGGAAAACCGGTCATTGCAATTCTTGGAGAATTCGATGCCTTGGCGGGACTGAGCCAGAAAAAAGGACTTCCTCATCCTGAGCCCGTCGTAGATGGAGGAAATGGACATGGCTGCGGCCATAATTTATTGGGCACAGGTGCATTTGCTGCTGCGGTAGCTGTTAAAGAATACATGGAGTCAAATCAATTAAAAGGGACAGTCCGATTTTACGGATGTCCGGCTGAAGAAAATGGATCGGGAAAAGCGTTCATGACACGGGCAGGTCTGTTTGACGATGCGGATGTCGCCCTTTCGTGGCATCCATGGGATGTGCCTGGTCTGATGGATACGCGGACACTCGCAAATTATTCTGCGCGCTTCAAGTTCAAAGGTAAAAGCGCCCATGCTGCTGCGGCGCCTCATTTAGGCCGTAGTGCGCTGGATGCAGTGGAATTGATGAATGTCGGTGTCAACTATTTAAGGGAGCATATGGTTCCCGATGCGCGGATCCATTATGCTGTCACCGATACAGGCGGCGCTTCACCGAATGTAGTACAGGCACATGCTGAAGTCGTCTATCTGGTACGGGCACCCGAGAAGGATGAAGTGCAATCACTATACAAAAGGGTCTACGACATTGCGCGTGGAGCTGCTTTGATGACAGGGACAACATTTGACGTTGAATTTGAAGGTACGGCTTCCAATTTGATCCCTAATTCCGTGTTGGCAGACGTGATGTATGACAACATGACAAAAGTAGAACTCCCGGCTTACGATGAAAAGGAATTGAAATTCGCAAGAGAAATCCGTGATACACTATCCGAGGCAGACGTGAACAATGCGTATGCAGGGCGTGACCGGGAAACGGTGAAGAAATTAAAAGAAAGAGCAATTGCGGATCTGATTCCACCCTACCATCGTTCGGAAGCCGTGATGGCGGGTTCCACCGATGTGGGGGATGTCAGCTGGGTCGTCCCAACGATGCAATGCTTAACTGCTTGCTTTGCAATCGGCACTCCCCTTCATACGTGGCAAGCAGTTTCACAAGGAGCCACCTCAATTGGACATAAAGGGATGCTCCATGCAGCAAAAATCATTGCTTCTACCGCAATCCAATTGATGGAAAGTCAGGAATTGATTGAACAGGCGAAAACCGAATTGGAAGAACGATTGGACGGGAAGACGTACAAATCATTGATTCCTGAATCGGTGAAATAA